Genomic DNA from Candidatus Koribacter versatilis Ellin345:
GCCTTGTATCCGTCGCTCTGCCACTGCATGAACAATCCGAGTTGGGCCGCTGTCCAATACGGCCCACCCGGAGGCATGGTGGGAGGCTCGCCATCGTGCGGCGAGAGCGTCGCAAACACTCTGTTTGCGTTGTCCGGATTCGACATGTAAGCGTAATCGTCGAGTTCCACGCCGAACGGTTTCATGTGTGCAATGTCAATGGCGCGAAACAACGGTTTGATATCCGCCGAGAAGGAAACTTGCGGCATATGTTCTCCTTTTGCTTTCACCAACCAGCTTCGGTCGGGAACCGCCGATGGGAGTTGTGCGCGCAGGCCGGATTCTGGGAGTGAAGAGAATACCGGCCAACGCGCGGGTGTTGACTGCGATTCTGGCGTTCGTTGAACGCCACTGGTGAATGATCTGCTAAGCGGCAACCTTCTCCGCTGCCGCTGCTTGGGTGCTTGAGACGATGGTGCCGTTGAGACCAGTCGGGAAGAAGCCGCCCTGTTTGGCTCCCGCTTTCCCTCCGAACGCAAGATAGAGCACCTCGCCAGCTGTCCTGCTCGCGATCAACCCATCGCTCAATTTGATTGAGAGAACCTGTCTTGCGTCGCCGCTTGGCGGAGGCGCCAGGTCTACACCATCCATCGCTGTTGTCTCTATCTTCAAACGTGCAATGTGCGTCCGTATCGCCGCAGCATGTTCCGCCTCCGCGCCTAGAAGGCCGGCCGCCGCCGTAATGATGCCGGGCGTCCTGAGCATACCGGCGGCTCCAGAGTATGCGGTCACGCCGATGTCCTCGAGAATGCGGGCCGCTCGGAGAAAATCGCTTTGGTTCGCGAAGCCGAAACCAAGCGCACTTAGGTCAATGTTGGGCATCGCAACCGCCGATGAGCCGAGCGCGCCCCGAAGCAACACTACATGGGCGCGTTCATCGGCGGCGATTTGCGCTGCGATATCGTGAAGGATGGATTCTTCCTTGGAGAAGCTGACCTTGGCGCCTCCCTTTGTGGTGCCACCGTTTGCTGGATTGTCGCCGTTCGCGCCGCCTCTCGCCCCAACGCCAAAGGTCGTAATCGACTTACCGGTGGTTGCGTACGTATAAAACTCTGCCTCAAGGTATTCCAAGTTAAGAGCAAAGTTCAAAATATCTACTTCCTCAATTTTGTTTTCAGGCATTCAGATTCTCCAATTTCAGGTTATTCGTTTTAAAGTGGCCGATTTTATGTCACGGGGCTCCGTTCACCCCGCGTACCCACGTCTTCTCTATTTCGTTTCATCACCTTCTTTCGACTGAGCCGGCAGAGTCCGGACATAGTTCACAACATCCCAAATATGATCTGGGCTTTCCACGTCACGGAAACCCGGCATTCCGGTGTAGCGGATTCCATTCTGGATGATCCAAAACAACTCCTGGTCTGAGTAGCTCTGCACTTGCTTGCTTGTGAGGTCGGTTGCGCGTGGGTACATTAGCTGTCCCGGTGGTTGTTGTGAGCGGCCGTCCGCGGCGTGACATACGTCGCAATCGAGTCCGTACTGCGTACTACCGCTTACAACGCTCGCTTTCGTATCCATGGGGCGTGGCGGAATTCCCTGCCGGCTGGAGCGGTAAACGAAATAACGTTTGGACAAATTAGCCAACCGCGTTTCTACCGGCCCCGGTTCGGGCAGCGCCGCCAAGTCAAACCGCATCAGCGCTATCACGGTCAACATCACCACGAGCACAACGACCATCCAGGCCACTCGTGATCGCGTGTTCAATTTCACTTGTCCCTTCAGTGGGCGCCTCAGCGATGGAAGCACAACTCTTCGCACTTACTTTGGATCCTTATCCAGAAGCAATGGGTAGAACTGAATCCAAGTCATGTCTGTGTCCGCGACATTGGCGAGGTGGCACCCCGCACACTCAGTCGCAGGCCTTTCCGCGGAGGTCTTGTTATATGGCAACGGATGATGCCCAAATGTGAAGAAGCCCCAGCCGTTCGTCTTTGCGAACCGCTTACTGTCTTTGACAGACATGTCGATGCCGTTGAAGGCGCCGTTGAAGTATCCACGTCCGGAAGGTTCCTTCCGAGAACCATCTGGGAACTTTGGGTCAAGAACCCGGGTGAGTTCCTTTACAATGACCGTTCCTTCCGGAAATTCGCCTGTTTTCAGATATGCATCGACATTTTTCTGTTCGATATAGACATGGTGATACTCGGGGAAGTTCGATTTGGTACAACCGCCGGGCTCGTCGCAGTTGAACTTGCCATTATTGAGGGCCTCGGGAGTCAGGGGAGCGCCGACAAAGACCCACCTGCGGTAAACGTGGGGATCTGGTACATTCACGGTGCCATCAGCGTTAAAGACCACGCTCGACTGCTTACTACTGGCGTTCTTAGCCTGGGCAGCAACCGGTTTCGCGGGCACCATGAAAGCGCCTGCGATGAACAGCCCAACTGTGAAGATGTATATCCACAACAAATACTTCTGCATTTCAAATCTCCTTGTGACGGGCTCTCCACTTCTCTGAAGCGTTCCTGTTTACTTGGATTTGAGGACTGGGTAGCCCTTTACATACAGCCAGTCGGTTGACTGCGCTGGGACATGGCAGCCCAGGCAATTTTTTTTGTAGCTGGTTGCGACTTGCTTATCGGGCGCGTCGGCTTTGAAGAGTGCCCAGCCCCAGCCATCACCCCACAGCGGGTTGTTCGGGAAGCGATGCTTGGA
This window encodes:
- a CDS encoding cytochrome P460 family protein, which encodes MQKYLLWIYIFTVGLFIAGAFMVPAKPVAAQAKNASSKQSSVVFNADGTVNVPDPHVYRRWVFVGAPLTPEALNNGKFNCDEPGGCTKSNFPEYHHVYIEQKNVDAYLKTGEFPEGTVIVKELTRVLDPKFPDGSRKEPSGRGYFNGAFNGIDMSVKDSKRFAKTNGWGFFTFGHHPLPYNKTSAERPATECAGCHLANVADTDMTWIQFYPLLLDKDPK
- a CDS encoding ferritin-like domain-containing protein; this encodes MPENKIEEVDILNFALNLEYLEAEFYTYATTGKSITTFGVGARGGANGDNPANGGTTKGGAKVSFSKEESILHDIAAQIAADERAHVVLLRGALGSSAVAMPNIDLSALGFGFANQSDFLRAARILEDIGVTAYSGAAGMLRTPGIITAAAGLLGAEAEHAAAIRTHIARLKIETTAMDGVDLAPPPSGDARQVLSIKLSDGLIASRTAGEVLYLAFGGKAGAKQGGFFPTGLNGTIVSSTQAAAAEKVAA
- a CDS encoding c-type cytochrome, with translation MKLNTRSRVAWMVVVLVVMLTVIALMRFDLAALPEPGPVETRLANLSKRYFVYRSSRQGIPPRPMDTKASVVSGSTQYGLDCDVCHAADGRSQQPPGQLMYPRATDLTSKQVQSYSDQELFWIIQNGIRYTGMPGFRDVESPDHIWDVVNYVRTLPAQSKEGDETK